A single window of Neospora caninum Liverpool complete genome, chromosome XII DNA harbors:
- a CDS encoding HnRNP-E2 protein, related, which translates to MEASSVPPTKRSAFQGPCYLKMIVNNVAAGAIIGKNGVAIAAMEQQTGCALKLSPLNAFYPGTQDRVLVMSGEQEQVNNALVLILGKIKETVTSQFGAGTQTGTQPGSNGAGNGSAECVGRDPFGSNDASQHKITCRLAVPRSAVSTIIGKGGQQIRELQDTTGARVQVSCREEGLAERMITITGLLEQVRAAALGIASCIQSDPYLRDHMHVVYKPGAPGGPGNPGVPGGLGAPLGGAGYCVVPNVYGNAPYGGGGHLYGHGAAGHAAATDALSLQCEISLQVPDQSIGAVIGRNGACVTEVINATGARIQISQKGDLVPGTNDRKIVLSGTVGAVHSAHLLLLQRIHAVQDGVGGKHPGTGGPLSVQGGASAAPGANGMGGAGGHALDLHNAVQPQQPHGLQGNLHYIHSGGYGY; encoded by the coding sequence ATGGAGGCTTCCTCTGTTCCCCCAACAAAACGCTCGGCCTTCCAGGGCCCGTGCTACTTGAAGATGATCGTGAATAACGTGGCAGCAGGCGCGATCATTGGGAAGAACGGGGTCGCCATTGCGGCCATGGAGCAACAGACAGGCTGCGCCCTGAAGCTCTCTCCCCTCAACGCCTTTTATCCTGGAACCCAGGACCGGGTCCTCGTTATGAGTGGCGAGCAGGAACAGGTGAACAACGCACTCGTTCTGATCCTCGGCAAAATCAAGGAAACTGTGACATCCCAGTTTGGCGCCGGGACACAGACTGGCACGCAGCCCGGCAGCAACGGCGCAGGCAACGGATCAGCGGAGTGCGTCGGCAGAGACCCCTTCGGAAGCAACGACGCGTCCCAGCACAAGATTACCTGCAGACTTGCGGTTCCCCGGTCTGCTGTGTCGACAATCATTGGCAAGGGAGGCCAGCAGATTCGTGAGCTCCAGGACACAACCGGAGCTCGCGTGCAGGTGTCGTGTCGAGAGGAAGGTTTGGCTGAACGAATGATCACCATCACGGGCTTGCTGGAGCAAGTCCGTGCCGCTGCTCTGGGTATCGCGTCCTGCATCCAGTCGGACCCGTACCTGCGAGACCACATGCATGTGGTCTACAAACCAGGCGCTCCGGGAGGCCCCGGGAACCCGGGCGTGCCCGGCGGCCTCGGGGCGCCCCTCGGAGGCGCAGGGTACTGCGTCGTTCCTAACGTGTACGGGAACGCCCCATATGGAGGGGGGGGCCATCTGTACGGTCACGGTGCGGCTGGTCACGCCGCCGCCACGGACGCGCTGAGTCTGCAGTGCGAGATTTCCCTTCAGGTTCCCGACCAGTCGATCGGCGCCGTGATTGGTCGCAACGGGGCGTGTGTGACGGAAGTTATCAACGCGACTGGAGCCCGCATTCAAATCAGCCAAAAGGGGGACTTGGTTCCCGGTACAAATGACCGGAAAATCGTCCTTTCCGGCACTGTGGGCGCCGTACACAGCGCGCATCTTTTGTTGCTCCAAAGAATTCACGCCGTTCAAGACGGAGTTGGAGGCAAGCATCCGGGCACCGGAGGTCCACTGTCTGTACAGGGCGGTGCAAGTGCTGCACCCGGCGCGAACGGCATGGGAGGAGCGGGCGGTCACGCATTGGATTTGCACAATGCGGTGCAGCCACAGCAGCCGCATGGGCTGCAAGGAAACCTCCACTACATTCACTCGGGAGGCTACGGGTATTAA
- a CDS encoding Thioredoxin-dependent peroxide reductase,mitochondrial, related, protein MPAPTVSQPAPAFEAEAVMADGTFGKISLDQFKGKKYVILFFYPFDFTFVCPSEILAFHRLQGEFEKRGCQLLGVSVDSKFVHNAWRNLELKEGGIGKISFPLLADVSHKMAADYGVLLPEGMALRGLFLIDKDGVLQHSVVNNLPLGRSADEALRMLDALQHVEQYGEVCPANWRKGEKAMKATADGVKEYLGSSFTSN, encoded by the coding sequence ATGCCGGCCCCGACGGTGTCTCAGCCAGCACCTGCCTTTGAGGCAGAAGCTGTCATGGCGGACGGTACCTTTGGAAAAATCTCGCTCGATCAGTTCAAGGGAAAGAAGTACgtcattctcttcttctACCCGTTCGATTTCACCTTTGTGTGCCCGTCAGAAATCCTGGCGTTCCACCGTCTGCAGGGTGAgttcgagaagagaggatgccagctcctcggcgtctctgttgACAGCAAGTTCGTGCACAACGCGTGGAGAAACCTCGAATTGAAGGAAGGTGGCATCGGTAAGATTTCCTTCCCGTTGCTCGCCGACGTGTCGCACAAAATGGCAGCGGACTACGGCGTCCTGCTGCCAGAGGGCATGGCCCTGCGCGGCCTGTTCCTGATCGACAAAGATGGCGTGCTGCAGCACTCCGTGGTCAATAATCTCCCTCTCGGTCGAAGTGCCGACGAAGCCTTGCGCATGCTTGACGCTCTTCAGCACGTCGAGCAGTACGGAGAAGTCTGCCCGGCCAActggagaaagggagagaaagccaTGAAGGCCACTGCGGACGGAGTCAAGGAGTACCTTGGAAGCAGCTTCACATCCAACTAG